Below is a window of Variovorax sp. TBS-050B DNA.
GATGTGGGCCGCGCGCGCGGTGTGGGTGCCAAACATCGGCGAATCGCGCAGCTCGGGCCGGCCGATCAGGTCGAAGAAGGCCTGCCAGTGCTTGTCGTTGTAGATCAGCACGCTCAGGTGGCCGTCGGCCGTGGCGTAGGGCTTGCGGTGCGACGCGAGCAGGCGTGCGTAGCCGGTGGGACCGAGCGGCGGCTCGAAGCTGTGGCCGCCGAGATGGTCGCCCATGACGAACTGCGAGAGCGCCTCGAACATCGGCACCTCCACCGCCTGGCCGCGGCCGGTGCGCTGCGCATGCAGCACGGCCGCGAGCAGCGCGATCGCCGCCTGCAGCCCCACGGCGCGGTCGGCCAGCGTGACGGGCGCATAGCGCGGATCGCCGCCGCTCTGCTGCGCGAACAGCGAGGCCACGCCCGCCGCGCCCTGGATCAGGTCGTCGTAGGCGGGCTTGCCGGCATAGGGCCCGTCCTCGCCGTAGCCGAAGGCGCCGAGGTAGACGATCTTCGGATTGGCCGCGGCCACCGCGTCGTAGCCCAGGCCGAGCCGCGCCATCGCCTGCGGCCGCGTGTTGTAGATCAGCGCATCGCAGCCGGCCGCCAGCCGCAGGCAGGCCTCGCGCCCCTCGGGCTGCTTGAGGTCGAGCACGATCGAGCGCTTGTTGCGGTTGAGGTGCAGCGCGAGCGCGCCCATGCCCGCATGGCGCATCGGCCCGACGGCGCGCAGGTTGTCGCCCGAAGGCGGCTCGACCTTGATCACGTCGGCGCCGAGGTCGCCGAGGGTCTGCGTGGCATAGGGGCCCATCACCACGGCCGTGAGGTCGAGGATGCGG
It encodes the following:
- a CDS encoding CoA transferase, which codes for MSTGNGPLQGIRILDLTAVVMGPYATQTLGDLGADVIKVEPPSGDNLRAVGPMRHAGMGALALHLNRNKRSIVLDLKQPEGREACLRLAAGCDALIYNTRPQAMARLGLGYDAVAAANPKIVYLGAFGYGEDGPYAGKPAYDDLIQGAAGVASLFAQQSGGDPRYAPVTLADRAVGLQAAIALLAAVLHAQRTGRGQAVEVPMFEALSQFVMGDHLGGHSFEPPLGPTGYARLLASHRKPYATADGHLSVLIYNDKHWQAFFDLIGRPELRDSPMFGTHTARAAHIAEVYAFVAEVMATRGSDEWFALLDGADIPVARLHSTDSLLDDPHLRAVGFFPEFEHPSEGRIRTVAPVGRYGATPAAIRRHAPRIGEHSVELLREAGYDDAAIAALRARGVTLQPDPSNDDDSP